Below is a genomic region from Fibrobacter sp..
GCGGCTCGGCAATGCCCACGCAAGCGTGGTCGCTGCTCTCGCCTTGGACGGTTGTCACCAACGAAAAACGCAGGCTTTTCCAGCCTGCGTTTTGTAATTGGGTCACGTCATGATTAACGAACGACTTGTCTGTCTGCTTCTGTCATCTTGAGGAAGTCGGCGACAGACATTTGTCCCTTGTCACCTTCTTTTCTCTTGTTCACAGAGACAAGTCCTTCGTTCATTTCCTTTTCACCTACAATAATCTTATAGGGGATTTTCTGGAGTTCGCACTGACGGAACTTGTAGCCAAGCTTTTGACGCCTTCGGCGTCCGCGGCTGCGCCTCGGTCATCCCCGTCAAGCGAGGACAGGTGCCGAAAAGCAAGCTTTTCGTCGCGACACTCGGCTTGCACGCTTTTCCTTACCGATGCGGCGGTGGTCGCGCTTTTCGGCTTCTTCAAGGAACTTCAAATAGGTTTCCAGGCCTTCCTTGTCGGCAAAGCAGGTGCCGTACACGCGGGTCAGCTGGTCGCTGTTCTGGTCGCCGTGCCAGTATGCACCTGCGAGGGAGAGCAGCTTGAAGGACTTCAGCTTGCCAGTGCTGGGAACGTGGGGGCCTGCACAGAGGTCTTCCCAGTTCTTGCCCGGTTCGCCGTTTGCATAGAAACTCAGGGTGCCGTCGGCGCCTTCGCGAGCCAGAGCGCGCTGGGCGTTCCCGCACATATATGTGCGGTCGGGCTATATTGCAAGGCCACCCGTGCGCACCTGCGGCACGCCCGCGCGGCTCTTGCAACCAAGCCTCGCTCCGCGAGTCTTGTCCCCAAGGGGTCACTATCTCCCCTAAAGGGGGACCATGGCCCACTAAGCACTAAAGTGCTAAGTGGTTGCAGGCCTAACGCAAAACATCTTCATGCTTAAATTGATTCTTTTGAAAAAATTATATTTTCAGCGGAAATGAAAAGTTGTATATCGATAAAATTAGCGTTGATCATAACAGTCTTGGCCGCTTTTTGTCATGCCAGCGACGTATCTAATCGTTTTTTCAGGCTCGGTACTAGCATTGGCCTTTCCTACGATTTTTTGATCGGTAAAGAGGGAAATCTGATGGATTCCAAGGATTTCAATGGACCAGGTTTTCTGCTCGCAGTCAACACCATCTTTAATTTTCAGGATTTGCCGGCACTTCGCACAGGGCTAACATACAATGTTCGCTTACTCAAGAACGATGTTGGGTTCACAGACGAACTCCTTGACCGCGATACCTATGTAAAATACGAAACGGTCAGTTTAGGAATCCCCGTTCTTGCTCATTTCCAAACTCAAAGTCCATTTTACTTTGATGCAGGATTAACCTTCGCGTTCATCATAGACGCAAAGGAGGCTCATTATTGGACCAAAGGCAGCGCCTATGGCTTCGGAACAAAGTGGGATGGCGCGGGTCTTTCCTTTTGCGACATACAACTCACTGCAGGAACAGGAATCATACTCGGCAACCGCTTCGAATTGGGTTTGCAAACGTTATTCGGTTTAACAACTGTCTTGGATGCAAGCGAAATAAACGAGCGATATGATGACATCAGCGTGCATCTATTGTCATTTAGCGTAGCACTCGGCTACTATTTCATCTAGCGAAACCAGGAAAAAATTGTTTTGGCTTGACAAAACTGTCTTCTCGCTTTTGGGATTGAGCCATCTTTTTCTGAGCTTCTTCATCGGTGTCATAGGACCAGACTGAAGACAATCCGCAAATACTGCGGTTGCCCCGGTGGTTGCTTTCATGGGCAAAAGCTAGACCTGCAAGCAAAAGGATTACGGAAACAGGAAGCGACAGACATTTCATAAACGACTTTTTTATCAAATCATTTAAATTTCGTTGTCATGTCAAGTGTGTCGCCACGGCCATATTCATCGCGATACACCAACTTCCAAGAAATAGTCGTATCGCGAAAAGACTTTGACGTATTGTTGTATAGAACATATTGTATTTGTTTGGGTTCATTAGGCAAACTATAATAGAAGCAGGCTCCCCGATCATAAGCAATACGCGTTTCAGCTTTTGAAATCCCGCATTTCTCGGTTCCCGTGGAGTCCCGGTGTGCAAGCAAGCCAATAATTTGGCTGTAATCCGAGCGGTATGTTCCAAGCCTGTACTCATCTGTTTTCAACAAGGTTAAACTGTCGGGAAGCCCTACCGCTTCAAGAAAATAATTCGACGAATAATTAACCAGCAACTTGCAAGTTTCCCCTGACAATTCCGAGAAAAGACTCTTTACGGAATCGCGATTGAATTCTGAAATTTTGGCATAGGGTATGTAGTCCATTCGCGCATTCGGCCCAAAATTCAAATCCGCAACAGTCGTATCATATAAAGTATCTTTTTGCAAACAAGGAATTTCAACTTTATTAGAATCATAACAAATCTCTATATAGGACGTATGAAAAATGTTGCAATCCACATTTGTCACTTGGGTACACGAGAAAGTCGAATCACCGACATGGCAATTAGACGCGTTCCACACAGAAGTATCCCCCTGTGGCCCAAGGATGCGATACATTTGAACATGCTTTAACACATAATCGTCACCTTCTTCGACACTCGTTGCATCTGCATTACTAGATCCTGCCGAACATGCCGCCAGAACAGCAACCATACATAGCAGAAATAGGGTTTTATCAAAAGGACTTTTCATCAAAATAGCCTCCGAAGATCCACTCTCAGAAATATACCTAATTTGGCGGCGGCATGACGGAACCTCACAAAATCACGTTTATTGCTGTCGGACTTTTTATGAAACACATTTGTATCATATTTTAAATTCAGACGAAAAATTTGTAAAAAAACGCCGTTTTTATTACGTATTCGATATTTTTGTTTTATTTTTAAGAATATGAGGCCTATTACCGAATATCAGGATTACCGTGAGTATATGCGAGATTTCTATGCCGAGCGCAAGAGAAGTTCGTATTTCACTTGGCGAAAATTTGCAAGTCTCGCCGGATTCGCGTCGCCCGCATACTTGAAACTGGTAAGCGACGGGAAGACAACGCTCAGCAAACCGGGAATCGCAAAGGCCGCACGAGCCATGGGGCTTGAAGGATTTGACTACACCTATTTCGCTTTGCTTGTCAAATTCGGGAATGCAAAAAACGAGAGCGAGAAAGAAGCCGCACTCCAGGAAATTGAGCACGAAGCGCACATGAACAAGATTCGCGTCATCGACGCGGACGCATACCGCTATTACGAAAATCCTGCCTACCCGATTATTCGTGAACTCGCCCCCCTTATGCCAAACGCTTCGTTTGGAGAAATTGCGTCTAAAGTAAAACATGAAATTACGGTTGCACAAGTCCGCGACATACTCCAGTTTCTTGTCAAGGCAGATTTGCTCAAAAAGAATGACGACGGAACTTACGAGCAAACACAAAAAGCCGTCAAGGGTTCCAAGGAAACGATTCCCCTAGTCATCCGCACGATGAACCGAAAAATGTCCGAATTGGCGGTTCAGTCCATTGCCAAGGATTCCGTGGAAGAGCGCAATTTTTCAGGAATCACCATGGGGATAAACAAATCTGTTTATGACCGCATTACCAAGGAGATAGACATCTTCCGTAAAAAGATTATTGACATCGCAAACGAATGCCGAGATATTGATCAGGTCTATCAAATGAATTTGCAGGTGTTCCCCCTTACAGACAAGGCGACCACCTCGGATAAAAGGAGACGCAAATGAACACGACAAAACTCCTAATCGCATTATTGACAACTTTGTTCTGGGCGTGCTCCGAGACGCCGAACGAAGCGGGAACCACTGAAATCGAAAACACGATGGCGGGAAACCCCGGCGAGATTTCGGCACCGGATGACGGCGGCCTGGCATCAGAATCGTTCGCCTCGGATACGAAAAATGGACTGAAGTTAGGTTCATGCCTCGCTGGCTTGGGAGATTCACCCGTTTTGGCAAAGCGAGCCGCCAAAGCAGCAACCTTCGCAGAAGACTCTTCCAATGTTTTTCCCATGGTGTATATCCTTAATGATTTGCCCAAAGCGTATATCCTTAACGACGGCAACGGAAATTACCAGGTATTCGTCTTGAAAGTGATGGACCTCTGCTATGTCGAGGCGGATCTCCTGACAAAACGTTCAGGCGACACCTTGGAAATCGAATATGGCCCCGACCGTGTGGAATCGACATGCATGTGCTATAGCGACCACTGGTTCGATATTGCCCCCGAAAACAAGGACATCAGGTATTTCAAGTTCAGCGGAAAAATCTACGAAATTGACCCCGGCCCCGCTCCAGGACCTTCGAAAAAAGTAAAAAAAGCAGACGAAGGCCCTGAACTGACAGATGCCCGAGACGGACAAGTTTACAAGACGATTCAACTCGGCGAACAGACCTGGATGGCCGAAAATCTCAACTTTGAAATTGAAGATGGTGTCCAAAGTTGGTGCAACGGAAACAAAGGCGAAAACTGCGATAAGTACGGTCGTCTATACACACTCGCCGCCGCAAAGACAGCCTGCCCACCCGATTGGCACTTGCCTTCAGTTGATGAGTGGCCCACAAAGGGGAATGGTGGCTACTCGGCGTTTTACGCTTATGGCGTTGAGGGTTGGGGAAATGCAAAAGACGAATACGGGTTCGCAATTTTGCCCGCAGGGAACTATCAAGCAGAATTCCAAAATTATCTTGAGCCGGGCCTTTTAGCATTCTTTTGGACATCCACAATAGACAAACTCAATCATAATTGTCCTAAAATGATTCATGTTGGCGACGGTTCCGAAGGAATGGTAAGCGTCTGTAGCGACAACGAAAACGACGGATTATCAGTCCGCTGCGTAAAGGACTAGATTTACAATATTATATTACAACCTTGAAGAGGATGACGTTTTATGAAAAAGAGCCTAATTTACCTGATAGCCGTTTCTCTGTGGCTTCTGGCCTGTAGCGATTCGTCGTCGGAACCGCAAAAAGAAGAATACGATATAAGCGGATGCTGCTCCGGGGAATTGACTATCGAAAGAATCATTTCGATCAATAGTCTTGGAGATACCATAAACATACGAAATGGAGATTCCACATATACAAATAAGGGCGTGTGCAATCCACCGCCTCCGAGTGTAATGACTTTCATGTGTGCGGAAACTCCGTTTAGATTTGTTGATTCTGTCGTTATAGATTCAAGCATTTCATCTTCTAGCGAACCACTTTCTTCATCTTCGCTTCATAATTCCGATTCTATCCAAACACTGGAAGCATTTCTCGAAAAATACGACATAACAGACTATTCCTTTGATAAAAATGTTCTCGCTTACAACGAGACTTCCGGCTACTGCGATGCGTTGCAGAACACCTGCTTCGAAGCACCGGGCATAAGCGAGTTCAGAACATTAGGGCTGCACAGGTTCGAGGCAAACGACATCACTGCATTGACGACAATTTTTCCGCACGCTGCGGCAGCGATGAACAATAAAATCGAGGGGTGTCCGCTTTATGTGCTGAACATCAGCGACACTTCGCCCGCAATCCACATTCTCACCAACATCACGAAAGACACCATCACCATCGTAAATATCAGCGACGAGTGCGCCTATGAGCCGAGACCCTTCGACATGAATGTCGGATTCTTGTTCACCTATTGCGACGAACTTTCCGAAAATCCCGAAGTCGTCACCACACAAGTGTTTGACGACAAAATGGAATGCGGAACAATTGAATACGCGGAATGCATAAGCGAAAGACTCTAAAAATCAACCTAATCTATGGCGGGGGGCAAAATATAAACGGATGCACAGCCCTCATGATAATAAGCCAAAAGATTTTTTGCTGCGAAACAGAGCCAACTAACTTTAGTCCTTCAGACACCGAACAGACCTGGCTGAGTCCAGAACCAAA
It encodes:
- a CDS encoding PorT family protein, yielding MKSCISIKLALIITVLAAFCHASDVSNRFFRLGTSIGLSYDFLIGKEGNLMDSKDFNGPGFLLAVNTIFNFQDLPALRTGLTYNVRLLKNDVGFTDELLDRDTYVKYETVSLGIPVLAHFQTQSPFYFDAGLTFAFIIDAKEAHYWTKGSAYGFGTKWDGAGLSFCDIQLTAGTGIILGNRFELGLQTLFGLTTVLDASEINERYDDISVHLLSFSVALGYYFI
- a CDS encoding His/Gly/Thr/Pro-type tRNA ligase C-terminal domain-containing protein produces the protein MIVGEKEMNEGLVSVNKRKEGDKGQMSVADFLKMTEADRQVVR
- a CDS encoding TIGR02147 family protein, which produces MRPITEYQDYREYMRDFYAERKRSSYFTWRKFASLAGFASPAYLKLVSDGKTTLSKPGIAKAARAMGLEGFDYTYFALLVKFGNAKNESEKEAALQEIEHEAHMNKIRVIDADAYRYYENPAYPIIRELAPLMPNASFGEIASKVKHEITVAQVRDILQFLVKADLLKKNDDGTYEQTQKAVKGSKETIPLVIRTMNRKMSELAVQSIAKDSVEERNFSGITMGINKSVYDRITKEIDIFRKKIIDIANECRDIDQVYQMNLQVFPLTDKATTSDKRRRK